A single Drosophila ananassae strain 14024-0371.13 chromosome 3L, ASM1763931v2, whole genome shotgun sequence DNA region contains:
- the LOC26513856 gene encoding formin-2, with protein sequence MPPPPGRGYGYGPPRPGPGYGPPPPRGPAVNVGINIGGPPRPPPMAVGVGFAPPPIVVAAPPPPAVVIGAPPPPAVVIGAPPPRPAVVVGAQPPVATVYAQPTGEVLCCTIL encoded by the coding sequence ATGCCACCACCTCCAGGACGCGGTTACGGATACGGACCTCCACGCCCGGGCCCGGGCTACGGACCGCCGCCTCCTCGTGGGCCCGCCGTGAATGTGGGCATTAACATTGGCGGACCACCGCGACCTCCGCCGATGGCAGTGGGCGTCGGCTTTGCCCCACCGCCTATTGTAGTGGCTGCCCCACCACCCCCAGCTGTGGTCATTGGCGCACCACCGCCGCCGGCGGTTGTGATCGGAGCTCCGCCGCCGCGGCCCGCAGTGGTAGTGGGCGCCCAGCCTCCCGTGGCCACCGTTTATGCCCAACCTACCGGAGAGGTCCTCTGTTGCACGATTCTTTGA
- the LOC6494201 gene encoding uncharacterized protein LOC6494201 isoform X2 — protein MIIPPDGGFGWWIMVLSFFSQVIVDGIIFSIGILLPAISKEFEIPISEVVLVASVQIGCYFTFGAIASALINRFGFRLVAIFGVLTSALTITAASFAQGAMLLIVLYSAVGGCSLSMIWVSSQLIVGYYFERYRPIANGFSCSGAGAGIFIFAFLTSNLLPIIGWRNVLRMQVGFLFLILLMSIAFVEVPPTPVGVYNRESDETSSEEYYGNFYVQNFIRFSKSSSYSKNRSLVSIYEPSPKKRSCAECCSCCRRNKKEPEHRNYERSLIIKPTPMQRDDLFYTGRAEYEEPHSKENIEGKDIYLTGNDKDTQRVNYGIHHIQISRDSNSSNRASAQDRYSQKPRKRTCTDNMFVKGLFRLFDFHLLKQFEFRVLVASAFLFPMGMNIPFVYSKARVTIPWEYAGLITPAIGLSNFAVRVICGFIAYKKRELDTVVCGGGLAFGGVIVLVSAFYGTDLVWFQIFYGLCYGVAPAVYSTLRALIYVRYLGLSKLTNAFGITALAMGLGVFMGTTIGGVVVSITQSYVMAFAFAGVCLIVSGMLKLLLPSWVKCRHRKRGSR, from the exons ATGATTATACCACCGGACGGTGGCTTCGGCTGGTGGATCATGGTCCTCAGCTTCTTTTCCCAGGTGATCGTTGACGGCATCATATTCTCCATTGGCATCCTGCTGCCGGCAATAAGCAAGGAGTTCGAGATTCCCATCTCGGAGGTGGTGCTGGTGGCCAGTGTCCAGATCGGGTGCTACTTTACCTTCGGGGCTATAGCCAGTGCCCTTATAAATCGTTTTGGATTCCGGCTGGTGGCCATTTTCGGAGTTCTCACCTCCGCCCTGACCATTACGGCGGCTAGCTTTGCCCAGGGTGCCATGCTCCTTATCGTGCTGTATAGTGCCGTTG GTGGCTGCTCCCTGAGCATGATCTGGGTGAGCTCCCAGCTGATTGTGGGCTACTATTTCGAGCGGTACCGACCGATAGCCAATGGCTTCTCCTGCAGCGGCGCCGGAGCGGGGATATTTATCTTCGCCTTCCTCACCAGCAACCTGCTGCCCATTATTGGATGGCGAAACGTGCTCCGGATGCAGGTGGGCTTCCTCTTTCTTATCCTTCTGATGTCGATTGCCTTTGTTGAGGTCCCCCCCACCCCAGTGGGTGTGTATAATCGCGAGAGCGACGAAACCAGTTCGGAGGAGTACTACGGAAATTTTTACGTGCAGAACTTTATACGATTCTCCAAATCGTCCTCGTATAGTAAGAACCGCAGTCTAGTCAGTATATACGAGCCGTCGCCAAAGAAGCGGAGCTGTGCCGAGTGCTGCTCCTGTTGCCGGCGCAATAAAAAAGAGCCAGAGCACAGAAATTACGAGAGAAGCCTAATCATAAAACCTACTCCGATGCAGCGGGATGACCTCTTTTACACGGGCCGGGCCGAATATGAGGAGCCTCACTCCAAGGAGAACATTGAGGGCAAGGACATCTATTTGACGGGAAACGACAAGGAT ACCCAGCGAGTCAACTACGGCATCCATCACATTCAAATATCGAGGGACTCGAACAGTTCGAATCGAGCATCGGCCCAGGACCGATACTCACAGAAGCCAAGGAAACGCACCTGTACGGACAACATGTTTGTGAAGGGCCTGTTCCGACTCTTCGACTTCCATCTCCTGAAACAGTTTGAGTTCCGGGTGCTGGTGGCCTCCGCCTTTCTCTTCCCCATGGGCATGAACATACCCTTTGTATACTCCAAGGCCAGGGTCACCATCCCCTGGGAATACGCAGGTCTTATAACGCCGGCCATTGGACTGTCAAACTTTGCGGTGCGAGTGATTTGCGGCTTTATAGCCTACAAGAAACGCGAGCTGGACACGGTTGTCTGCGGTGGCGGCTTGGCTTTCGGCGGAGTAATCGTCCTAGTGAGCGCCTTCTACGGCACGGACTTGGTCTGGTTCCAGATATTCTACGGACTGTGCTATGGCGTGGCGCCAG CCGTCTACTCCACCCTGCGGGCCCTGATCTACGTGAGGTATCTGGGACTGTCGAAGCTAACGAATGCCTTCGGCATCACCGCCCTGGCCATGGGACTGGGCGTGTTCATGGGCACCACCATTGGCGGCGTTGTGGTAAGCATCACCCAGAGCTATGTGATGGCCTTCGCCTTTGCCGGAGTGTGCCTTATCGTCTCTGGAATGCTTAAGCTCCTCCTGCCATCGTGGGTCAAATGTCGGCACCGAAAGAGAGGTTCGCGTTAA
- the LOC6494201 gene encoding uncharacterized protein LOC6494201 isoform X1 produces the protein MNRNRRRSWPNSFLSSPGSSDGGNVMIRKSQSSSSILPQTTEGSLVTDPSTTDRAETRNRIASYTAGSLDTSSYSEVTLKRTNLHIPHILLKGNEPDSRKVSIATGTDDHELESEEETTLRFKTEDNVIKYGLDPKLTSSGREVYDKEEPLITKTTKYYKKRAPLVPRYDDSDESYVADVTMAKWDTVSTDSTFTYPNDNSDESNQMKSGFGNVSQSLDDMGLESIDSYDFSDDAMRPTESGMKSLKSDTLGIGPGMGFIYMIIPPDGGFGWWIMVLSFFSQVIVDGIIFSIGILLPAISKEFEIPISEVVLVASVQIGCYFTFGAIASALINRFGFRLVAIFGVLTSALTITAASFAQGAMLLIVLYSAVGGCSLSMIWVSSQLIVGYYFERYRPIANGFSCSGAGAGIFIFAFLTSNLLPIIGWRNVLRMQVGFLFLILLMSIAFVEVPPTPVGVYNRESDETSSEEYYGNFYVQNFIRFSKSSSYSKNRSLVSIYEPSPKKRSCAECCSCCRRNKKEPEHRNYERSLIIKPTPMQRDDLFYTGRAEYEEPHSKENIEGKDIYLTGNDKDTQRVNYGIHHIQISRDSNSSNRASAQDRYSQKPRKRTCTDNMFVKGLFRLFDFHLLKQFEFRVLVASAFLFPMGMNIPFVYSKARVTIPWEYAGLITPAIGLSNFAVRVICGFIAYKKRELDTVVCGGGLAFGGVIVLVSAFYGTDLVWFQIFYGLCYGVAPAVYSTLRALIYVRYLGLSKLTNAFGITALAMGLGVFMGTTIGGVVVSITQSYVMAFAFAGVCLIVSGMLKLLLPSWVKCRHRKRGSR, from the exons ATGAACAGAAATCGTAGGCGGAG TTGGCCGAATAGTTTTTTATCTAGTCCAGGATCGAGTGATGGCGGCAATGTCATGATCCGCAAGAGCCAAAGCTCGTCCAGCATTCTGCCCCAGACGACCGAAGGGTCCTTGGTAACGGATCCTTCGACAACGGACCGAGCCGAGACCCGAAACAGAATTGCGTCTTACACGGCGGGGTCGTTGGATACGTCCTCGTACTCTGAGGTGACCCTCAAACGCACCAACCTGCACATTCCTCACATTCTCCTGAAGGGAAACGAACCTGACTCCAGGAAAGTGAGTATAGCTACTGGAACGGATGACCATGAACTCGAATCTGAGGAGGAGACAACGCTGCGTTTTAAGACCGAGGACAATGTGATAAAGTACGGATTGGATCCTAAGCTGACCTCTAGTGGCAGGGAAGTCTATGACAAGGAGGAGCCTCTCATCACCAAAACCACAAAGTACTACAAAAAGC GAGCTCCGTTGGTGCCGCGCTATGATGACTCGGACGAATCCTATGTGGCGGACGTGACCATGGCCAAATGGGATACCGTGTCCACAGATTCCACCTTCACTTATCCCAATGACAACTCAGATGAATCAAACCAGATGAAATCAGGGTTCGGCAATGTGTCACAATCCCTTGATGATATGGGTTTGGAATCCATCGATTCGTATGACTTCTCGGACGATGCAATGAGACCAACAGAAAGTGGAATGAAATCATTAAAAAGTGACACGCTGGGTATTGGGCCGGGAATGGGTTTT ATCTACATGATTATACCACCGGACGGTGGCTTCGGCTGGTGGATCATGGTCCTCAGCTTCTTTTCCCAGGTGATCGTTGACGGCATCATATTCTCCATTGGCATCCTGCTGCCGGCAATAAGCAAGGAGTTCGAGATTCCCATCTCGGAGGTGGTGCTGGTGGCCAGTGTCCAGATCGGGTGCTACTTTACCTTCGGGGCTATAGCCAGTGCCCTTATAAATCGTTTTGGATTCCGGCTGGTGGCCATTTTCGGAGTTCTCACCTCCGCCCTGACCATTACGGCGGCTAGCTTTGCCCAGGGTGCCATGCTCCTTATCGTGCTGTATAGTGCCGTTG GTGGCTGCTCCCTGAGCATGATCTGGGTGAGCTCCCAGCTGATTGTGGGCTACTATTTCGAGCGGTACCGACCGATAGCCAATGGCTTCTCCTGCAGCGGCGCCGGAGCGGGGATATTTATCTTCGCCTTCCTCACCAGCAACCTGCTGCCCATTATTGGATGGCGAAACGTGCTCCGGATGCAGGTGGGCTTCCTCTTTCTTATCCTTCTGATGTCGATTGCCTTTGTTGAGGTCCCCCCCACCCCAGTGGGTGTGTATAATCGCGAGAGCGACGAAACCAGTTCGGAGGAGTACTACGGAAATTTTTACGTGCAGAACTTTATACGATTCTCCAAATCGTCCTCGTATAGTAAGAACCGCAGTCTAGTCAGTATATACGAGCCGTCGCCAAAGAAGCGGAGCTGTGCCGAGTGCTGCTCCTGTTGCCGGCGCAATAAAAAAGAGCCAGAGCACAGAAATTACGAGAGAAGCCTAATCATAAAACCTACTCCGATGCAGCGGGATGACCTCTTTTACACGGGCCGGGCCGAATATGAGGAGCCTCACTCCAAGGAGAACATTGAGGGCAAGGACATCTATTTGACGGGAAACGACAAGGAT ACCCAGCGAGTCAACTACGGCATCCATCACATTCAAATATCGAGGGACTCGAACAGTTCGAATCGAGCATCGGCCCAGGACCGATACTCACAGAAGCCAAGGAAACGCACCTGTACGGACAACATGTTTGTGAAGGGCCTGTTCCGACTCTTCGACTTCCATCTCCTGAAACAGTTTGAGTTCCGGGTGCTGGTGGCCTCCGCCTTTCTCTTCCCCATGGGCATGAACATACCCTTTGTATACTCCAAGGCCAGGGTCACCATCCCCTGGGAATACGCAGGTCTTATAACGCCGGCCATTGGACTGTCAAACTTTGCGGTGCGAGTGATTTGCGGCTTTATAGCCTACAAGAAACGCGAGCTGGACACGGTTGTCTGCGGTGGCGGCTTGGCTTTCGGCGGAGTAATCGTCCTAGTGAGCGCCTTCTACGGCACGGACTTGGTCTGGTTCCAGATATTCTACGGACTGTGCTATGGCGTGGCGCCAG CCGTCTACTCCACCCTGCGGGCCCTGATCTACGTGAGGTATCTGGGACTGTCGAAGCTAACGAATGCCTTCGGCATCACCGCCCTGGCCATGGGACTGGGCGTGTTCATGGGCACCACCATTGGCGGCGTTGTGGTAAGCATCACCCAGAGCTATGTGATGGCCTTCGCCTTTGCCGGAGTGTGCCTTATCGTCTCTGGAATGCTTAAGCTCCTCCTGCCATCGTGGGTCAAATGTCGGCACCGAAAGAGAGGTTCGCGTTAA
- the LOC6496360 gene encoding uncharacterized protein LOC6496360, translated as MFLAKITTALRPKLFTEAVSSLLRISQRQKHKCPKDVAPKCFKFRPTNKTNKSCEPVVPPKPKYYKQLKPCKSDKELSVQHPKYLGIYPRCKIPYHPEPWCTDPCLLEVRMDPIHYKPSAALDKKYECYWVECFQRRPKRCCRRVPPERSHREVRKSCDYRPQTKQCFMVDPMPCKKAAVISKCPKFTMCGCPLANQRVDCLGPPKLRPRCRRPPTQYPCFSECQHEELSKPRPIECHCLEVPPTCVLYRYMKSHRNRRGYCEPLDKGYDSCDSSTH; from the coding sequence ATGTTCCTAGCCAAAATCACAACAGCCCTGCGGCCGAAGCTCTTTACCGAGGCAGTTAGTAGTTTGCTGAGGATCAGCCAGCGACAAAAGCACAAGTGTCCCAAGGATGTAGCACCCAAGTGCTTCAAGTTTAGGCCCACGAACAAAACGAACAAGTCCTGTGAGCCGGTGGTACCGCCGAAGCCCAAGTACTACAAGCAGCTGAAGCCATGCAAGTCAGACAAGGAGCTATCTGTCCAGCACCCCAAGTATCTGGGCATCTACCCCCGATGCAAGATACCCTACCATCCGGAGCCGTGGTGCACGGACCCGTGCTTGCTAGAGGTGCGCATGGATCCCATCCACTACAAGCCCAGCGCCGCCCTGGATAAGAAATACGAGTGCTACTGGGTGGAGTGTTTCCAGCGGCGACCGAAGCGGTGTTGTCGCCGCGTTCCTCCGGAGCGTTCCCATCGCGAGGTGCGCAAATCGTGCGATTACAGGCCCCAAACAAAGCAATGCTTCATGGTCGATCCTATGCCGTGCAAGAAAGCCGCAGTAATTAGCAAATGCCCCAAGTTCACGATGTGCGGCTGCCCCCTCGCAAACCAGCGCGTCGACTGCCTGGGTCCTCCCAAACTGCGACCTCGGTGCCGTCGGCCCCCGACCCAGTACCCCTGCTTCTCGGAGTGTCAGCACGAGGAGCTGTCCAAGCCTCGTCCGATAGAGTGTCATTGCCTAGAAGTGCCGCCCACGTGCGTACTCTACAGGTATATGAAGAGCCATCGAAACCGCCGAGGTTACTGTGAGCCCCTCGACAAGGGCTACGACTCCTGCGACTCCTCCACCCACTAA
- the LOC6496361 gene encoding uncharacterized protein LOC6496361, with translation MSLLRCVHSTLLTVSRRPAALTVTRMYAPDYQKWMAVRRRRLEEKGKGRGRIDPPECLLDPCGWEPLPMDLDHYTPSDKALRKYQRTWCDCFPLPRPAVKRTKKYPQRKRRKPIRPPPCTEVECRESDLNPSRVRGVPEKLIDLPCGNTITWPCCKLNAPGCKPGRRPPTCLPTRIAICCKKRRCQYPSFSECKKGDLLEPILPCECEKKVNLCDVWAYWRKQTEK, from the exons ATGAGTTTGCTGAGGTGCGTCCACAGTACATTATTGACGGTGTCTCGTCGTCCGGCTGCCTTGACAGTCACCAGGATGTACGCGCCGGACTACCAGAAATGGATGGCAGTGCGACGTCGACGCCTCGAGGAGAAAGGGAAAGGACGAGGTCGCATTGACCCACCCGAGTGCCTCTTAGATCCCTGTGGCTGGGAGCCACTGCCAATGGACTTGGATCATTATACACCAAGTGATAAG GCTTTGCGTAAATACCAACGTACCTGGTGCGACTGCTTCCCCTTGCCAAGGCCGGCTGTGAAGCGGACGAAGAAGTACCCGCAGAGGAAACGGCGAAAGCCGATCCGTCCCCCCCCGTGCACCGAGGTGGAGTGCCGCGAATCGGACTTGAATCCGTCTCGTGTTCGCGGCGTGCCCGAGAAGCTGATCGACCTGCCCTGCGGCAACACCATAACATGGCCCTGTTGCAAGCTTAATGCGCCCGGCTGCAAGCCCGGACGCCGGCCGCCGACGTGCCTGCCCACCAGAATAGCGATCTGTTGCAAAAAGCGGCGTTGTCAGTATCCCAGCTTCTCCGAGTGCAAGAAGGGTGATCTGCTGGAGCCCATACTGCCGTGCGAGTGCGAAAAGAAGGTGAACCTCTGCGATGTGTGGGCGTACTGGAGGAAGCAAACCGAAAAGTAA